One Triticum dicoccoides isolate Atlit2015 ecotype Zavitan chromosome 5B, WEW_v2.0, whole genome shotgun sequence genomic window carries:
- the LOC119308308 gene encoding crocetin glucosyltransferase, chloroplastic-like, with the protein MADAERQQHGRGDGGRPHFLIVAYGIQSHLNPCRVLARRLVQLHDADGSGPVLATLSVPLFTHRRMFRSSGNGEPEGAEAADGAISCVPFSDGVDDGTTARGPEERARRRRASAESLFAVVARLASRGRPVTCIMCSMMLPWALDVAREHAIPLALFWIQPATVLATYYHYFHGYGELIASHAADPAYELTLPGLSRPLRIRDFPSFLVDTTGGEVGKVVNAVFCELFEFMDEQRRNVKVLVNTFDELEPAALAAMREHMDLFAVGPVVGSSAEPRIHLFNHAGDDKLRYMEWLGAQPERSVVYVSFGSIWTYSKQQMEEIADGLRRCGRPYLLVVRKDKRQEDVSGCLEDVMQERKGMVVEWCDQPEVLSHPSVGCFVTHCGWNSTLEAMALGVAVVAAPSMFDQPTNAMLIEEEWAAGVRGERCKT; encoded by the coding sequence ATGGCCGACGCGGAACGCCAGCAGCACGGCCGAGGCGACGGCGGGCGCCCCCACTTCCTCATCGTGGCCTACGGCATCCAGAGCCACCTCAACCCGTGCCGCGTCCTCGCGCGTCGCCTCGTGCAGCTACACGATGCAGACGGCTCAGGCCCCGTCCTCGCCACGCTCTCGGTCCCCCTGTTCACCCACCGCCGCATGTTCCGTTCGTCCGGCAACGGCGAGCCGGAGGGGGCGGAGGCCGCAGACGGTGCCATCTCTTGCGTTCCCTTCTCCGACGGCGTCGACGACGGCACCACCGCCAGGGGCCCCGAGGAGAGGGCGCGCCGCCGCCGCGCGTCCGCCGAGAGCCTCTTTGCGGTCGTCGCGCGCCTCGCCTCCCGCGGCCGGCCCGTTACGTGCATCATGTGCAGCATGATGCTCCCCTGGGCACTGGACGTCGCGCGGGAGCACGCCATCCCGTTGGCCTTGTTTTGGATACAGCCGGCAACCGTCCTCGCCACCTACTACCACTACTTCCACGGCTACGGCGAGCTCATCGCGTCCCACGCTGCCGACCCCGCGTACGAGCTGACTCTGCCCGGGCTGAGCCGGCCTCTCAGGATCCGTGACTTCCCGTCATTCCTCGTCGACACGACCGGAGGTGAGGTGGGCAAGGTCGTCAACGCGGTGTTCTGTGAGCTGTTCGAGTTCATGGACGAGCAGAGGCGGAATGTCAAGGTCCTCGTGAACACTTTCGACGAACTGGAGCCGGCGGCGCTGGCGGCCATGAGGGAGCACATGGATTTGTTCGCCGTCGGCCCCGTGGTCGGGTCGTCGGCCGAGCCGCGGATCCATCTGTTCAACCACGCTGGTGACGACAAGTTGAGGTACATGGAGTGGCTCGGGGCGCAGCCGGAGAGGTCGGTGGTGTACGTCTCGTTCGGCAGCATATGGACGTACAGCAAGCAGCAGATGGAGGAGATCGCGGACGGGCTGCGGCGGTGCGGACGGCCGTACCTGCTCGTGGTGCGCAAGGACAAGCGGCAGGAGGATGTGAGCGGCTGCCTCGAGGAcgtcatgcaggagaggaagggcatggTGGTGGAGTGGTGCGACCAGCCGGAGGTCCTCTCGCACCCGTCCGTGGGGTGCTTCGTCACCCACTGCGGGTGGAACTCGACGCTGGAGGCCATGGCGCTGGGCGTGGCTGTCGTCGCCGCGCCGAGCATGTTCGACCAGCCGACGAACGCGATGTTGATAGAGGAGGAGTGGGCTGCCGGCGTTAGGGGAGAGCGCTGTAAAACTTAG